Proteins encoded in a region of the Magallana gigas chromosome 8, xbMagGiga1.1, whole genome shotgun sequence genome:
- the LOC105332772 gene encoding DNA cross-link repair 1A protein isoform X3, which translates to MDEEEDEIWDYKSIKRVKRNGCQRAKPPSKDESYQTSTSSNKKKKTTKMKKNRKTPENKEKAVCNLSKTSHTPEKPKGVCPNCQVPLAYLGILSPSWHVTECIESGSQPSVECPDGMSCTNTIEGHYRQFSHYALALARSTNNKELTEENRSAKISRKELRFPDEDTQGLSMMTSNIKTEAAMDPDPGHVSDAESEDLLSQRSLSDILDAAQSDSDIDKVSSDGESDSNDKDWLGLGLEPGEDADSKLSQDGRKMKAGFSSEEDEMEELKKLGVDDIFNDDDSTLCFSSQEESAGVDSSCELKGKKRTTLTVKNSLSSRLKRSPDKHSKYDQIKAHPEDMVDEKDICSQGASNGQNPESLKGNTDIKEVHVHCISDSDSDFQDFEDSVSLSQKARWAKMFTPQKCSQSSGSSQNNLGRKSLSQKSTSSNRSSARKRKSLPANLTSPQKSSEKKTALPPKANSGKKRKNCVNAEENLSNTTVRSESMAKHQIDMTTELKNKNKQTSLTSFFNGKSIKSSGIQQKEESSSRTMSTTNMDGDNSNKTYEKVTNKSNRTALNEVTNKVKGSKRNSLVPQVEGVSVLKRSPRMHDSGPSTEGRSQCSDITASHSTKSCKGIDPSLSKSTNLCTGTSADDKMASTKSTKPNAMEFLMSKQKKPKSEPLEKSVSVASISELTIPTAEKQQENANRYQKRSCPFYKKIPDTGFTVDAFSYGVIPGCTGYILSHFHYDHYTGMTKSFSQPIYCSKITANLVISKIKVKESFVHTLPLNKATVVNGVELTFLEANHCPGSVLILFKLRDGRAFLHTGDFRADPSMEKYPALTGVRISQLYLDTTYCNPTYAFPPQSEVIDFTVNLVRRELQRNPRTLIVCGSYTIGKERIFIAIADALGCKICVMRDKKNVLDCLEDICLRERICLNFNDSCLHVLPMNKLNPKALLEHSGKLKPSYGNILAIEPTGWTFSKVSSLQEIRPKYNRDGVKIYGIPYSEHSSYLELQRFVQFVKPGKIIPTVNVGNPASRAKMNQIFEEWGRGTSKVQKKNNQTSISSWACH; encoded by the exons aagaagaaaaccaCCAAAATGAAGAAGAATAGGAAAACCCCAGAGAATAAGGAAAAAGCTGTATGTAATTTGTCTAAGACCAGCCATACCCCAGAGAAACCGAAGGGAGTTTGTCCAAATTGCCAGGTGCCCCTAGCTTATTTAGGGATACTGTCCCCCTCCTGGCATGTCACAGAATGCATAGAATCAGGTTCACAACCTTCTGTAG AATGCCCAGACGGGATGTCCTGCACGAACACGATAGAGGGCCATTACAGACAGTTTTCTCACTATGCACTTGCTTTGGCTAGATCTACAAACAATAAAGAATTAACAG AGGAAAACAGGTCTGCAAAAATTTCCAGAAAGGAATTAAGATTTCCTGATGAGGACACCCAAGGCTTGAGCATGATGAcatcaaatataaaaacagaAGCAGCAATGGATCCAGATCCAGGCCATGTATCTGATGCAGAGAGCGAGGACCTGCTGAGTCAGCGAAGCTTGTCAGACATTTTGGATGCAGCTCAGAGTGACAGTGACATAGATAAAGTGTCCTCAGACGGCGAGTCAGACAGTAATGACAAAGATTGGCTGGGGCTTGGCCTGGAGCCAGGAGAGGATGCAGACAGTAAATTGTCACAGGATGGAAGGAAAATGAAAGCAGGGTTTTCCTCAGAGGAAGATGAGATGGAAGAACTGAAGAAGTTGGGAGtggatgatatttttaatgatgatgATTCTACTTTGTGTTTTTCTTCTCAGGAAGAATCAGCTGGTGTTGACTCAAGTTGTGAATTGAAGGGTAAAAAGCGGACTACATTAACTGTGAAGAATTCATTGTCTTCAAGATTAAAGAGATCACCAGATAAGCATTCCAAATATGATCAAATCAAAGCTCATCCAGAGGATATGGTTGATGAAAAAGATATTTGTAGCCAAGGGGCAAGTAATGGGCAAAATCCAGAAAGTCTTAAAGGTAACACAGATATtaaggaagtacatgtacattgtatttctgACTCTGATTCAGACTTTCAAGACTTTGAAGATTCAGTTTCTTTGTCACAGAAAGCTAGATGGGCTAAGATGTTCACACCTCAGAAGTGTTCACAAAGCTCAGGAAGTTCCCAGAATAACTTAGGAAGAAAAAGTTTGTCACAGAAATCTACCTCTTCCAACAGATCTTCTGCAAGAAAACGAAAAAGTTTGCCAGCAAACTTAACCTCTCCTCAAAAATCATCAGAGAAAAAGACAGCTTTACCTCCAAAAGCCAACTCAgggaagaaaagaaaaaactgTGTGAATGCAGAAGAAAACTTGTCAAATACCACAGTTAGATCTGAATCCATGGCGAAACACCAAATAGATATGACAACTGAacttaaaaataagaataagCAGACATCTTTAACTTCGTTTTTCAATGGAAAAAGCATAAAGTCCTCAGGAATACAACAAAAAGAAGAAAGTTCATCAAGAACCATGTCAACCACAAACATGGATGGGGATAACAGCAATAAAACTTATGAAAAAGTGACAAATAAATCGAATAGAACTGCTCTGAATGAAGTTACAAATAAAGTCAAAGGTTCAAAGAGGAATTCACTTGTTCCACAAGTGGAAGGTGTAAGTGTTTTAAAGAGGAGTCCTAGAATGCATGACAGTGGTCCATCTACTGAGGGCAGAAGCCAATGTTCTGATATTACAGCAAGTCATTCaacaaaatcttgcaaaggcatAGACCCTTCTCTCAGTAAATCCACAAACTTATGTACTGGTACATCAGCTGATGACAAAATGGCTTCTACAAAGTCTACTAAACCTAATGCAATGGAGTTCCTAATGTCAAAGCAAAAGAAACCCAAGTCTGAACCATTGGAAAAGTCTGTGAGTGTGGCATCAATTTCAGAACTGACCATCCCCACAGCAGAGAAACAACAGGAAAATGCCAACCGCTACCAAAAGAGAAGTTGTCCTTTCTACAAGAAAATTCCAG ATACCGGGTTCACAGTGGATGCCTTCAGTTATGGCGTGATTCCGGGATGCACCGGGTACATTCTGTCTCATTTCCATTATGATCATTACACCGGCATGACAAAGTCCTTCTCTCAGCCAATTTACTGCAGCAAA ATCACTGCAAACTTGGTTATTTCTAAAATCAAAGTCAAGGAGTCCTTTGTGCACACCCTGCCTCTGAATAAGGCGACAGTTGTGAACGGCGTGGAGCTTACTTTTCTGGAGGCCAACCA CTGCCCTGGATCAGTGCTGATCCTGTTCAAACTAAGGGATGGAAGGGCCTTCCTACACACGGGGGATTTCCGAGCTGACCCCAGCATGGAAAAGTACCCTGCTCTGACGGGAGTTAGGATATCACAGCTCTACTTAGATACCAC atactGTAATCCAACCTACGCCTTCCCTCCCCAGAGTGAGGTGATTGACTTCACTGTTAACCTGGTACGACGGGAGCTCCAGAGAAATCCCAGAACCCTCATCGTGTGTGGTTCCTACACCATTGGCAAGGAGAGGATATTCATAG CTATTGCTGATGCCCTTGGTTGTAAGATTTGTGTGATGCGGGACAAGAAGAACGTCCTTGATTGCTTGGAGGATATCTGCCTCAGAGAGAGAATTTGTCTGAATTTTAACGACTCTTGTCTCCATGTTTTACCCATGAACAAACTCAATCCTAAG GCTCTCCTGGAGCATTCTGGGAAGCTGAAACCATCCTATGGTAATATCCTGGCGATAGAACCCACTGGCTGGACCTTCAGCAAGGTCAGCTCTCTGCAGGAAATACGACCCAAGTACAACAGGGATGGAGTCAAGATCTATG GTATTCCATACTCTGAACACAGCAGTTACCTGGAGCTTCAGAGATTTGTACAGTTTGTTAAGCCAGGTAAAATCATCCCGACTGTCAACGTGGGCAACCCTGCCAGCCGAGCCAAGATGAACCAAATCTTTGAGGAATGGGGGCGAGGAACAAGCAAGGTCCAAAAGAAGAACAATCAAACCTCCATTAGTTCATGGGCATGTCATTGA
- the LOC105332772 gene encoding DNA cross-link repair 1A protein isoform X1 — protein sequence MDEEEDEIWDYKSIKRVKRNGCQRAKPPSKDESYQTSTSSNKKKKTTKMKKNRKTPENKEKAVCNLSKTSHTPEKPKGVCPNCQVPLAYLGILSPSWHVTECIESGSQPSVECPDGMSCTNTIEGHYRQFSHYALALARSTNNKELTGSIEENRSAKISRKELRFPDEDTQGLSMMTSNIKTEAAMDPDPGHVSDAESEDLLSQRSLSDILDAAQSDSDIDKVSSDGESDSNDKDWLGLGLEPGEDADSKLSQDGRKMKAGFSSEEDEMEELKKLGVDDIFNDDDSTLCFSSQEESAGVDSSCELKGKKRTTLTVKNSLSSRLKRSPDKHSKYDQIKAHPEDMVDEKDICSQGASNGQNPESLKGNTDIKEVHVHCISDSDSDFQDFEDSVSLSQKARWAKMFTPQKCSQSSGSSQNNLGRKSLSQKSTSSNRSSARKRKSLPANLTSPQKSSEKKTALPPKANSGKKRKNCVNAEENLSNTTVRSESMAKHQIDMTTELKNKNKQTSLTSFFNGKSIKSSGIQQKEESSSRTMSTTNMDGDNSNKTYEKVTNKSNRTALNEVTNKVKGSKRNSLVPQVEGVSVLKRSPRMHDSGPSTEGRSQCSDITASHSTKSCKGIDPSLSKSTNLCTGTSADDKMASTKSTKPNAMEFLMSKQKKPKSEPLEKSVSVASISELTIPTAEKQQENANRYQKRSCPFYKKIPDTGFTVDAFSYGVIPGCTGYILSHFHYDHYTGMTKSFSQPIYCSKITANLVISKIKVKESFVHTLPLNKATVVNGVELTFLEANHCPGSVLILFKLRDGRAFLHTGDFRADPSMEKYPALTGVRISQLYLDTTYCNPTYAFPPQSEVIDFTVNLVRRELQRNPRTLIVCGSYTIGKERIFIAIADALGCKICVMRDKKNVLDCLEDICLRERICLNFNDSCLHVLPMNKLNPKALLEHSGKLKPSYGNILAIEPTGWTFSKVSSLQEIRPKYNRDGVKIYGIPYSEHSSYLELQRFVQFVKPGKIIPTVNVGNPASRAKMNQIFEEWGRGTSKVQKKNNQTSISSWACH from the exons aagaagaaaaccaCCAAAATGAAGAAGAATAGGAAAACCCCAGAGAATAAGGAAAAAGCTGTATGTAATTTGTCTAAGACCAGCCATACCCCAGAGAAACCGAAGGGAGTTTGTCCAAATTGCCAGGTGCCCCTAGCTTATTTAGGGATACTGTCCCCCTCCTGGCATGTCACAGAATGCATAGAATCAGGTTCACAACCTTCTGTAG AATGCCCAGACGGGATGTCCTGCACGAACACGATAGAGGGCCATTACAGACAGTTTTCTCACTATGCACTTGCTTTGGCTAGATCTACAAACAATAAAGAATTAACAGGTAGCATTG AGGAAAACAGGTCTGCAAAAATTTCCAGAAAGGAATTAAGATTTCCTGATGAGGACACCCAAGGCTTGAGCATGATGAcatcaaatataaaaacagaAGCAGCAATGGATCCAGATCCAGGCCATGTATCTGATGCAGAGAGCGAGGACCTGCTGAGTCAGCGAAGCTTGTCAGACATTTTGGATGCAGCTCAGAGTGACAGTGACATAGATAAAGTGTCCTCAGACGGCGAGTCAGACAGTAATGACAAAGATTGGCTGGGGCTTGGCCTGGAGCCAGGAGAGGATGCAGACAGTAAATTGTCACAGGATGGAAGGAAAATGAAAGCAGGGTTTTCCTCAGAGGAAGATGAGATGGAAGAACTGAAGAAGTTGGGAGtggatgatatttttaatgatgatgATTCTACTTTGTGTTTTTCTTCTCAGGAAGAATCAGCTGGTGTTGACTCAAGTTGTGAATTGAAGGGTAAAAAGCGGACTACATTAACTGTGAAGAATTCATTGTCTTCAAGATTAAAGAGATCACCAGATAAGCATTCCAAATATGATCAAATCAAAGCTCATCCAGAGGATATGGTTGATGAAAAAGATATTTGTAGCCAAGGGGCAAGTAATGGGCAAAATCCAGAAAGTCTTAAAGGTAACACAGATATtaaggaagtacatgtacattgtatttctgACTCTGATTCAGACTTTCAAGACTTTGAAGATTCAGTTTCTTTGTCACAGAAAGCTAGATGGGCTAAGATGTTCACACCTCAGAAGTGTTCACAAAGCTCAGGAAGTTCCCAGAATAACTTAGGAAGAAAAAGTTTGTCACAGAAATCTACCTCTTCCAACAGATCTTCTGCAAGAAAACGAAAAAGTTTGCCAGCAAACTTAACCTCTCCTCAAAAATCATCAGAGAAAAAGACAGCTTTACCTCCAAAAGCCAACTCAgggaagaaaagaaaaaactgTGTGAATGCAGAAGAAAACTTGTCAAATACCACAGTTAGATCTGAATCCATGGCGAAACACCAAATAGATATGACAACTGAacttaaaaataagaataagCAGACATCTTTAACTTCGTTTTTCAATGGAAAAAGCATAAAGTCCTCAGGAATACAACAAAAAGAAGAAAGTTCATCAAGAACCATGTCAACCACAAACATGGATGGGGATAACAGCAATAAAACTTATGAAAAAGTGACAAATAAATCGAATAGAACTGCTCTGAATGAAGTTACAAATAAAGTCAAAGGTTCAAAGAGGAATTCACTTGTTCCACAAGTGGAAGGTGTAAGTGTTTTAAAGAGGAGTCCTAGAATGCATGACAGTGGTCCATCTACTGAGGGCAGAAGCCAATGTTCTGATATTACAGCAAGTCATTCaacaaaatcttgcaaaggcatAGACCCTTCTCTCAGTAAATCCACAAACTTATGTACTGGTACATCAGCTGATGACAAAATGGCTTCTACAAAGTCTACTAAACCTAATGCAATGGAGTTCCTAATGTCAAAGCAAAAGAAACCCAAGTCTGAACCATTGGAAAAGTCTGTGAGTGTGGCATCAATTTCAGAACTGACCATCCCCACAGCAGAGAAACAACAGGAAAATGCCAACCGCTACCAAAAGAGAAGTTGTCCTTTCTACAAGAAAATTCCAG ATACCGGGTTCACAGTGGATGCCTTCAGTTATGGCGTGATTCCGGGATGCACCGGGTACATTCTGTCTCATTTCCATTATGATCATTACACCGGCATGACAAAGTCCTTCTCTCAGCCAATTTACTGCAGCAAA ATCACTGCAAACTTGGTTATTTCTAAAATCAAAGTCAAGGAGTCCTTTGTGCACACCCTGCCTCTGAATAAGGCGACAGTTGTGAACGGCGTGGAGCTTACTTTTCTGGAGGCCAACCA CTGCCCTGGATCAGTGCTGATCCTGTTCAAACTAAGGGATGGAAGGGCCTTCCTACACACGGGGGATTTCCGAGCTGACCCCAGCATGGAAAAGTACCCTGCTCTGACGGGAGTTAGGATATCACAGCTCTACTTAGATACCAC atactGTAATCCAACCTACGCCTTCCCTCCCCAGAGTGAGGTGATTGACTTCACTGTTAACCTGGTACGACGGGAGCTCCAGAGAAATCCCAGAACCCTCATCGTGTGTGGTTCCTACACCATTGGCAAGGAGAGGATATTCATAG CTATTGCTGATGCCCTTGGTTGTAAGATTTGTGTGATGCGGGACAAGAAGAACGTCCTTGATTGCTTGGAGGATATCTGCCTCAGAGAGAGAATTTGTCTGAATTTTAACGACTCTTGTCTCCATGTTTTACCCATGAACAAACTCAATCCTAAG GCTCTCCTGGAGCATTCTGGGAAGCTGAAACCATCCTATGGTAATATCCTGGCGATAGAACCCACTGGCTGGACCTTCAGCAAGGTCAGCTCTCTGCAGGAAATACGACCCAAGTACAACAGGGATGGAGTCAAGATCTATG GTATTCCATACTCTGAACACAGCAGTTACCTGGAGCTTCAGAGATTTGTACAGTTTGTTAAGCCAGGTAAAATCATCCCGACTGTCAACGTGGGCAACCCTGCCAGCCGAGCCAAGATGAACCAAATCTTTGAGGAATGGGGGCGAGGAACAAGCAAGGTCCAAAAGAAGAACAATCAAACCTCCATTAGTTCATGGGCATGTCATTGA
- the LOC105332772 gene encoding DNA cross-link repair 1A protein isoform X2, with product MDEEEDEIWDYKSIKRVKRNGCQRAKPPSKDESYQTSTSSNKKKTTKMKKNRKTPENKEKAVCNLSKTSHTPEKPKGVCPNCQVPLAYLGILSPSWHVTECIESGSQPSVECPDGMSCTNTIEGHYRQFSHYALALARSTNNKELTGSIEENRSAKISRKELRFPDEDTQGLSMMTSNIKTEAAMDPDPGHVSDAESEDLLSQRSLSDILDAAQSDSDIDKVSSDGESDSNDKDWLGLGLEPGEDADSKLSQDGRKMKAGFSSEEDEMEELKKLGVDDIFNDDDSTLCFSSQEESAGVDSSCELKGKKRTTLTVKNSLSSRLKRSPDKHSKYDQIKAHPEDMVDEKDICSQGASNGQNPESLKGNTDIKEVHVHCISDSDSDFQDFEDSVSLSQKARWAKMFTPQKCSQSSGSSQNNLGRKSLSQKSTSSNRSSARKRKSLPANLTSPQKSSEKKTALPPKANSGKKRKNCVNAEENLSNTTVRSESMAKHQIDMTTELKNKNKQTSLTSFFNGKSIKSSGIQQKEESSSRTMSTTNMDGDNSNKTYEKVTNKSNRTALNEVTNKVKGSKRNSLVPQVEGVSVLKRSPRMHDSGPSTEGRSQCSDITASHSTKSCKGIDPSLSKSTNLCTGTSADDKMASTKSTKPNAMEFLMSKQKKPKSEPLEKSVSVASISELTIPTAEKQQENANRYQKRSCPFYKKIPDTGFTVDAFSYGVIPGCTGYILSHFHYDHYTGMTKSFSQPIYCSKITANLVISKIKVKESFVHTLPLNKATVVNGVELTFLEANHCPGSVLILFKLRDGRAFLHTGDFRADPSMEKYPALTGVRISQLYLDTTYCNPTYAFPPQSEVIDFTVNLVRRELQRNPRTLIVCGSYTIGKERIFIAIADALGCKICVMRDKKNVLDCLEDICLRERICLNFNDSCLHVLPMNKLNPKALLEHSGKLKPSYGNILAIEPTGWTFSKVSSLQEIRPKYNRDGVKIYGIPYSEHSSYLELQRFVQFVKPGKIIPTVNVGNPASRAKMNQIFEEWGRGTSKVQKKNNQTSISSWACH from the exons aagaaaaccaCCAAAATGAAGAAGAATAGGAAAACCCCAGAGAATAAGGAAAAAGCTGTATGTAATTTGTCTAAGACCAGCCATACCCCAGAGAAACCGAAGGGAGTTTGTCCAAATTGCCAGGTGCCCCTAGCTTATTTAGGGATACTGTCCCCCTCCTGGCATGTCACAGAATGCATAGAATCAGGTTCACAACCTTCTGTAG AATGCCCAGACGGGATGTCCTGCACGAACACGATAGAGGGCCATTACAGACAGTTTTCTCACTATGCACTTGCTTTGGCTAGATCTACAAACAATAAAGAATTAACAGGTAGCATTG AGGAAAACAGGTCTGCAAAAATTTCCAGAAAGGAATTAAGATTTCCTGATGAGGACACCCAAGGCTTGAGCATGATGAcatcaaatataaaaacagaAGCAGCAATGGATCCAGATCCAGGCCATGTATCTGATGCAGAGAGCGAGGACCTGCTGAGTCAGCGAAGCTTGTCAGACATTTTGGATGCAGCTCAGAGTGACAGTGACATAGATAAAGTGTCCTCAGACGGCGAGTCAGACAGTAATGACAAAGATTGGCTGGGGCTTGGCCTGGAGCCAGGAGAGGATGCAGACAGTAAATTGTCACAGGATGGAAGGAAAATGAAAGCAGGGTTTTCCTCAGAGGAAGATGAGATGGAAGAACTGAAGAAGTTGGGAGtggatgatatttttaatgatgatgATTCTACTTTGTGTTTTTCTTCTCAGGAAGAATCAGCTGGTGTTGACTCAAGTTGTGAATTGAAGGGTAAAAAGCGGACTACATTAACTGTGAAGAATTCATTGTCTTCAAGATTAAAGAGATCACCAGATAAGCATTCCAAATATGATCAAATCAAAGCTCATCCAGAGGATATGGTTGATGAAAAAGATATTTGTAGCCAAGGGGCAAGTAATGGGCAAAATCCAGAAAGTCTTAAAGGTAACACAGATATtaaggaagtacatgtacattgtatttctgACTCTGATTCAGACTTTCAAGACTTTGAAGATTCAGTTTCTTTGTCACAGAAAGCTAGATGGGCTAAGATGTTCACACCTCAGAAGTGTTCACAAAGCTCAGGAAGTTCCCAGAATAACTTAGGAAGAAAAAGTTTGTCACAGAAATCTACCTCTTCCAACAGATCTTCTGCAAGAAAACGAAAAAGTTTGCCAGCAAACTTAACCTCTCCTCAAAAATCATCAGAGAAAAAGACAGCTTTACCTCCAAAAGCCAACTCAgggaagaaaagaaaaaactgTGTGAATGCAGAAGAAAACTTGTCAAATACCACAGTTAGATCTGAATCCATGGCGAAACACCAAATAGATATGACAACTGAacttaaaaataagaataagCAGACATCTTTAACTTCGTTTTTCAATGGAAAAAGCATAAAGTCCTCAGGAATACAACAAAAAGAAGAAAGTTCATCAAGAACCATGTCAACCACAAACATGGATGGGGATAACAGCAATAAAACTTATGAAAAAGTGACAAATAAATCGAATAGAACTGCTCTGAATGAAGTTACAAATAAAGTCAAAGGTTCAAAGAGGAATTCACTTGTTCCACAAGTGGAAGGTGTAAGTGTTTTAAAGAGGAGTCCTAGAATGCATGACAGTGGTCCATCTACTGAGGGCAGAAGCCAATGTTCTGATATTACAGCAAGTCATTCaacaaaatcttgcaaaggcatAGACCCTTCTCTCAGTAAATCCACAAACTTATGTACTGGTACATCAGCTGATGACAAAATGGCTTCTACAAAGTCTACTAAACCTAATGCAATGGAGTTCCTAATGTCAAAGCAAAAGAAACCCAAGTCTGAACCATTGGAAAAGTCTGTGAGTGTGGCATCAATTTCAGAACTGACCATCCCCACAGCAGAGAAACAACAGGAAAATGCCAACCGCTACCAAAAGAGAAGTTGTCCTTTCTACAAGAAAATTCCAG ATACCGGGTTCACAGTGGATGCCTTCAGTTATGGCGTGATTCCGGGATGCACCGGGTACATTCTGTCTCATTTCCATTATGATCATTACACCGGCATGACAAAGTCCTTCTCTCAGCCAATTTACTGCAGCAAA ATCACTGCAAACTTGGTTATTTCTAAAATCAAAGTCAAGGAGTCCTTTGTGCACACCCTGCCTCTGAATAAGGCGACAGTTGTGAACGGCGTGGAGCTTACTTTTCTGGAGGCCAACCA CTGCCCTGGATCAGTGCTGATCCTGTTCAAACTAAGGGATGGAAGGGCCTTCCTACACACGGGGGATTTCCGAGCTGACCCCAGCATGGAAAAGTACCCTGCTCTGACGGGAGTTAGGATATCACAGCTCTACTTAGATACCAC atactGTAATCCAACCTACGCCTTCCCTCCCCAGAGTGAGGTGATTGACTTCACTGTTAACCTGGTACGACGGGAGCTCCAGAGAAATCCCAGAACCCTCATCGTGTGTGGTTCCTACACCATTGGCAAGGAGAGGATATTCATAG CTATTGCTGATGCCCTTGGTTGTAAGATTTGTGTGATGCGGGACAAGAAGAACGTCCTTGATTGCTTGGAGGATATCTGCCTCAGAGAGAGAATTTGTCTGAATTTTAACGACTCTTGTCTCCATGTTTTACCCATGAACAAACTCAATCCTAAG GCTCTCCTGGAGCATTCTGGGAAGCTGAAACCATCCTATGGTAATATCCTGGCGATAGAACCCACTGGCTGGACCTTCAGCAAGGTCAGCTCTCTGCAGGAAATACGACCCAAGTACAACAGGGATGGAGTCAAGATCTATG GTATTCCATACTCTGAACACAGCAGTTACCTGGAGCTTCAGAGATTTGTACAGTTTGTTAAGCCAGGTAAAATCATCCCGACTGTCAACGTGGGCAACCCTGCCAGCCGAGCCAAGATGAACCAAATCTTTGAGGAATGGGGGCGAGGAACAAGCAAGGTCCAAAAGAAGAACAATCAAACCTCCATTAGTTCATGGGCATGTCATTGA